ATGCCATCCTGCATGACCCGCCCCGCTTCGGCATCGCCGGTGAGCTGTACTCGCAGGCGTTCTATCATGAGCTTGCCCGCGTGATTCGCCGGGGTGGCCGCCTGTTTCATTACACCGGCAGCCCGAACAAGCTGACCACGGGGCGCGATGTGCCCTCCGAGGTGGCGGGCCGGCTCGAAAAGGCCGGATTCAACCCGACCCTGGCGCTCGATGGCGTGTTCGCCACGCGGCGGTGACCTGCGTCACGACACGTGCGCCCGCTGGGGCTGTGTTTCATCGCGTTACGTGACTAGGCTGTGAAACCTCCCCGGAGGTATCCCATGCGCTCGACCCTGTGCTTCGCCGTCGCAACCCTGCTTGCGACACCCACGTTCGCCGCCAGCCTGCCGCCCCGCAGTGCGTGGCAAGCGACAAGTTCCTCCCAGCAGGTCCCTGCGCTTGCGCCGGCACACGCCATTGACGGCGACGAGACGACCCGATGGGGCGGCTCCTTCAGCCCAGGGCAGTGGTTCCAGGTAGACCTGGGCAAGGTGTCCAGGGTGGGTGGCGTAAGGATCCACTGGGATAGCGGGTTTGCCGCGTCGTACAGCATCCAGGTGTCGACGGACGGCAAGGCCTTCCACCCGGTCTACACCGTGACCGACTCACCCGGCGGCGTGGAGTACCTCGTCTTCCCCGCCGAAGATGCGCGCTACGTGCGCCTTGCAGCACCCGCCCGCACGGCTGATTGGGGTGTATCGGTCTTCGAGTTCGAGCCGATGTCGGCGGACGACGTGGCGCGGGTCGATGGCCTTGCAGATGCAGCCGACGCGGCAGCGATCTGGTCCGATGGGCATCCGCACGGGGTCGCAGGTAACGGTGGCGAGCGCGTGGTAAGCATCCACCTGCCCCACCCGCTCGATATCGCTGGCATCGAGGTAACCTGGGCCGGCCCGCGCGTCGGCGCGACGTTACAAACAAAGGACGCCAAGGGCCAGTGGGGGGTCGTCGATAGCGACCCGGGCAGCGCTGGCGACACGTCATACCTGGCGGCACCCACACCCTTCCTGGCGAGCGACCTTCGCCTGGTGCTCGCGGCGGGCACCGGCGCACCGACGATCGCGCGGCTGCGCTTCCTTGGGCCGCCACGCGTCATGACCGCCATGAAGCGCTACCAGATCGCCGCATCACGCGAGAACGCGGCACTCTTCCCGTCCTCCCTGCATATGCAACAGGTGTACTGGACGGATGTCGGCGTGCCCGCGGGGCTGCAGAAGGCCATTTTCGATGAATACGGTGATATCGAACCGTTCAAGGGCGGGCCGCTGGTGCAGGCCATCTGGCGCGATGCGGAGGGCAAGGCAGTCGTCGCGGATAACGTGGAGCGCACACATGCGCTGCGTGACCAATGGAAACCCATGCCCTCGGTGGGCTGGCACCCGCAAGCCGGGCTGGCAGTGACCGCGGAAACCATCGCCATCCAGGATGGCGCGCAGCCCGTGATCCTGGTCCGCCACCGCCTGGTCAACCAGGGCACCACACGCATCGACGGCAAGCTGTTCCTTGCCATCCGGCCGATGCAGGTCAACCCTCCCTGGCAGAACGGTGGCCCGTCGCCGATCCACACTATTGCCACGAGTCGCGACAGCGTGCAGGTCAACGGGCGCACGCTGCTTGTTCCGCTGACGCTGCCTGATGCGTTTGGCGCCGCGCCATTCGGCGACCACGGAAGTACCGAAATCACCACAGCCATCGCTGCCGGCAAGCTTCCCGGCATCGCATCCGCGACGGATGCGCAAGGCCTCGCCGCAGGCGGCCTCGCTTACGAGGCTCACCTGGCGCCGCATGAGCACCGCGACATCGTCGTAGCGTTTCCACTTGGTGCCCACCCCGCGAACAGCGACGGCTCGCTACCGGAGCCGCCGCCACTTGATCGCACGCGCGTTACCGCCGGTGCGTTCGACGCGCTCGCAGATGCCGTATCGCGCGAATGGCAGGCGCGCCTTGGCAGCGTCGGCCTCTCCCTTCCCGATGAAACACTGGTCAACATCCTGCGTTCGCAGGCGGCCTACATGCTTGTCAACCAGACTGGGCATGCCATGCAGGCCGGTCCACGCAATTACAACCGCTCGTTCATCCGCGATGGCGCGGCCACCGCATCGATCCTGCTGCGCATGGGCGAGGTAAAAACGGCGCGCGATTATCTCGACTGGTACGCCAGCCACGCGGTACACGAGAACGGCCTGGTTTCGCCGATCCTCAATGCAGATGGCACGGTAAACAAGGGCTTTGGCTCGGATATCGAGTACGACAGCCAGGGGGAATTCATCAACCTGGTCGCCGACGTCGCGCGCTTCGGCGGCGGACCGGAATCCGTCCGCAGTTACCTGCCCAAGGTGCGCGCCGCCATGCACTTCATGCAGGAACTGCGCGAGCGCACCATGGTGCCGGGCTACATGGCCGACCAGCCGGCACCGCAGCGCTTCCACGGCATCATTGCGCCCTCGATCAGTCACGAAGGCTATTCCAGCCCGACGCATAGCTATTGGGACGACTGGTGGGCACTGAAGGGCTGGCACGATGGCGCATGGCTGGCTGATCAATGGGGCGACAAGGAGCTTGCCGCATATGCGCGCACGCAGTACGCCGCCCTGCGCGAATCGGTCGGCGCCTCCATTCGCGCCACCATGGCATGGAAGGGTGTCGACACCATCCCGGCCGCCGCGGACCTGGGCGATGGTGATCCGACCAGCATCTCGATCGCGCTCGACCCTGCGGGCCAGATGGATGTGCTTCCGCACGATGCGCTGGTGACCACGTTCAATCGGTACCTGGCGGATGTGCGCAAGCGCGAGCAGCCCGGTGAGTTGTTTGCCTACACCCCGTACGAGCTGCGCAACGTCCTGACCTACGTCTACCTCGATCGGCCTGCGGATGCGGCTGAGCTGCTCGGCACGATCGTGCGCGACCGGCGCCCGCCCGAGTGGAATATGTGGGCCGAGGTCGTTCATTCGCGCCTACGCCACCCCGGCTACCTGGGCGACATGCCGCACACGTGGATCGGCGCGGAGTACGCCCGCCTGTTATTCGGCATGCTCATGCGTGAGGCCGACGACGGCTTGTACCTGCTGCCAGGTGCGCCGCCAGCGTGGGTAGAAGGCAATGGCCTGAAGGTATCGAAGCTGCCGGTCGCTTATGGCGAGCTCAACATGGCCGCCCGCCGGGAAGGCGGGAAGCTGACCGTTACGCTAGACAAGGGCATCCGCCCGAATACCCCGGTTCGCGTGTTCTGGCCCGGCCGAACCCGGCCGGCCAGCGTAACGATCGACGGTAAGCCCGCGACAACATGGGATGCCGACAGCATCCGCATCGACCACCCCTTCCACACGTTGGAAGCCCAAATATAATTTTCGTTACGCGTTATGCGAAACGGTGGGTCGCCTTTTCGACAAGGGCACGCAGCTGCTGCGCCATGGCGGCCGCATCAGCATCACCCGCGCCCTTCATCGCATCCAGCAGCTGCCCGGCACGGGCATCCGCCTCGATCAGGTCGCGGAACGTGCTGGCCAGCAACTGCACTGCCGCGGCGTTGATGCCGCGACTATCAAAGCCCATCGCCTTGCGGCGCTGGCGGTAACGGGCCTGGCGCTGCGCATTCGTAAGCGCATCCGGCTTGCGCGGCCGCCCGCGGCCACGCTTCGCATTCGGAAACATGTCGGAGGTATTCGGATCGCGCGTCGCGTTGATGTTCTTCTTCATGCCGCTATTATTCGTTACGGTAACGAATAAGGCAATCCTGTCAGGCAGCCTTCCGTCCTGCACCCCGGAGCGGCACGTCGCGCAGGAACCACGCCAGGCAAAACCCGAGGAAAACGACGCCGGCCGCCACGTGGTAAACCACGTGCAGCGAGGAACCGAAGGCATGGATGAATTTCGCATGCAGGTCGGGCGTCATCCTCGCGACCATTTCGGGCGAGAACGTGCGCGGGCCCATCTGTGCGGCGGGGATATCGCCCTGCAAGCGCGACTGCAGCCCCTGGGTAAACAGTGCGCCAAACACCGATACACCCACCGAGCCGCCGATGGAACGGAATAGTGTAACACCGGATGTGGCAACACCCATGTGCTTCATCTCGACACTGTTCTGCGCAGCCAGAATCAGCACCTGCATCACCATGCCGATGCCCAGGCCAAGAATGCCGGCGTAGCCATAGATCAGGTAGAGCGGATCCTCCTCCTTGACGCTACCGAGCAACATCAACGCGACCGCACCCAGGAAGGTGCCGATGACCGGAAACACCCTGTAGCGGCCAATACGGCTGATGATCCGGCCCGCGACGATGGAGCTGACCAGCACACCACCCATGAGCGGGAGCAATTGCAGCCCCGCCCCCGTCGGCGACACACCCTTTACCGTCTGCAGGTAGAGCGGCAAATAGGTGGTGGAGCCAAACAGCGCCGTGCCGACGAAGAAGCCGATCAGGCTGCACAAAAGGAACGTGCGGTGCTTGAACAGGTGCAGTGGGATGATCGGCTCACTGGCAATGCTCTCTTCGTAGATAAAGCCAGCGACGGCGACGAGGCCCATGACCAGGATCGACCACAGGGCCACCGAGTTCCACGGCATCTGCGTGCCGCCCTCGGTCGTGAACAGGATGATGCAGCTCAGCGCCGTGGCGAGAAAGCCAGCACCAAACCAGTCGATCTGATGCTTGACGTGCCGCGCGTGCGGGTGAAACACCGCGGCGATCACCAGCAGGCAGAGGATGCCCAGCGGGAGATTGACGTAGAAGATCCACCGCCACGACAGGTGGTCGACCATGAACCCGCCAAGCAGCGGGCCGATGACCGTCGCCAGCCCGAAGACACCACCGAACAAGCCCTGGTAACGGCCGCGCTCCGCGGGCGGCACCACATCACCGATCGCCGCCATCGTGATCACCAGCAACCCGCCACCACCCAGGCCCTGCAATGCACGCATCAGGATAAGCATCGTCATGTCCTGGGCCAGGCCACAGAGCACCGAGCCGATCAGGAAGATGACGATGGCGACCTGTAGCACGATCTTCCGCCCATAGAGATCGCCGAACTTGCCGTACAACGGCACCACCACGGTAGAGGTGAGCAGGTAGGCCGTCACCACCCATGACAGCTGGCTGAGGCCGCCCAGGTCGCCCACGATGGTGGGCAATGCCGTGGAGACGATGGTCTGGTCCAGGGCGGCCAGCAGCATCACCAGCATGAGGGCGGGGAAAAGCAGGCGCAGGGATGGCTGCGCCGGCATCGGCGCCAGGCTGGGTTCGACGACGCCAGCGGGCGTCTCGGCGGGTTCGGGGCGGTGGACGGCGTTCACGGGCGGTGGGCCTGTAAATTAATTAAGTCGTCAGTTAATATATGCGGCAACGAACCGCAAGGCAACTCCCCGCTCCCGTGCTATTCAGTGGCCATGAACAAACCGGATACCGCTAAACCCCTAAAGCCGCGTCGCGGCCGCCCACCTGGGCGCCCCCACGCCCAGCCGGATGCCGCCGACCAGCGCACGCGACTGATCGAGATCGCGCTGGCCCTCTATGCGAAGCAGGGCTACGCCGGGACCACGCTGGCCGCCATTGCACGCGCCGCTGACATGACACCGGCTGCCGTGCACTACTACTTCAAGACCCGCGAGCAGTTGTTCGACGAGATCCACGAGGCCCATATCGTGCCCATGCGCAAGCACGTGGAGGCGATCTTCCATGAGCACGCCGGCGACCCGGTGGCCGCCTTCGTGAAGGTGGCCGAGCGCTTCGTGGACGTGGCCGGTGAGCACGAATGGATCGCACCCGTATTCTTCGGCGATCTGCTCACGGAAGGCGATACGTTCCGCAAGCACGTGAAAGGCAAGGTCGATTACAAGACCCAGGCGGCGTTCCACGAACGCATCCAGGCGTGGCAGGCCACGGGCCTGCTTAACCCGGAGCTCGATCCTTCGCTCATCATGCCCTCGATCATGTCGCTGACCATGCTGTTCATGGCCGCGCGGCGGAAGTGGAAGGACGACCCCATCCGCAAGGAAGTCACGCGCGCGACCATTCGCCGCCACGCCATGGCCTTGCTGGGGCACGGGCTGGGGCCGCCGAAGGCGTAGAATCAGCGTTTTGATCGTGGAGCGGCGTCTTGGCCTACCCCTTTTCCCTCGTCATTTTCGACCTGGATGGCACGCTGGTCGATAGCGCCGCCGATATCGCGGAATCCGTCAACCGCACGCTCAGCGACTGGCGCCTGCCCACGTATGACGTGAAGCAGATCACCGGCTGGATCGGCGAGGGCTCCCGCCAGCTCATCACATATGCGTTTCGCGACGCCGGTAGCGATGCGGATATCGACGATGTGATGCCCGGGTTCCTGGAACACTACGCGGAAACCGCGCTGGACGCCGTGGTGTATCCAGGTGTCGCAGACACCCTGGCCGCATTGCATGCGCAGGGCGTGAAGCTGGCCGTGTGCACGAACAAGAACGAGGAGTTCGTGCGCCCGCTGCTGGAGGTACGCGGCCTGCTGCCGTATATCGATGGCATCGTGGGCGGCAACACTCTGCCCGAACGCAAGCCCAGCGGCGTGCCGCTGAAACACCTGGCCGATGAAGCCGGTGTACCTTTGAACCAGGTGCTCATGGTCGGTGATTCCGAGAGCGACATGCTGGCAGCGCGCGATGCGGGCGTGCCTTACGTGCTGGTGAGCTACGGCTACCCCAAGTCGCTCGATATCCGCAACGCAGGCGCCCTGGCGGTGATCGACCAGTTCGCCGAGTTACTCAACCTGCACACCTGACCACTACCGGTAAGCGGCGATGGCCGCCTTGATCAGGCGCACATCGTCCTCGATGCCGTAGGTCGGTGGCGCGGAATAGCCGAAGCGGGTAATGACCAGGTGCTCCGATGGCACGATGTAGATGCGCTGCCCCATGGTGCCGCTGGCAAAGAAGCCATCTTTCGGGAAGCCGCCCTCGACGCGCATTTGCGCGACATCACTCGGGCCGTCATTGGTCCAGAAGCCCGCACCGTAAGGCGCCCCCAGGGCCGACGTGCGTGACCACGCAACCCAACCCTCGGGGAGCAGGCGCGATCCATCCGGCGCCTTGCCGTCATTGAGGTACAGCAGGCCGAGCCGGGCGTAATCACGCGCGGTGGCGTACACATACGTCGAACCGATAAAGGTGCCCTGCCCGTCATATTCCATCGTGACATCACCCATGTGCAGCGGGGCGAACAGGCGCTGGCGGGCGAAGGCGCGCACGCCAGCGGCACCGCCACCAATACGCTGACCGAGCATACGGTCCAGCAACACGGTATCGGCCGACGTGTACTCAAAGGTCTTCCCTGGCGCCTCCTTCGCCGGCTGGGCCGCTGCGAAACCGGCCATGTCAGCGTGCAGGAATTCCATCTGGGCCACCGGGCTGAAGGCGGACTCCGCCTCCTCGGCGGCAAGGCCGCTTTGCATGCGCATCAGATCTTCAATGGTGATCGCAGCGCGCGGATCTCCCGGCGTCTGCCACTCCAGCGCACCGAGCGGCTGCTTCGGATCCACCTTGCCATCGAGCGCAAGCATGCCGAGCAGCGCATTGGTGAATGATTTCGCCACGGAAAAACTGATGAGCTTCGAGCGGATGCCATAACCTTGCGCATAGCGTTCGGCCACTACCTTGCCATCCTTGACGATGACGACGGCCTTCACTGCCTTCGGTGCGTCACCACGATGTTCGGCGAACACGCGCTCCATGGCAGCAGCCACCGTGGGCTTGTCCGTGGCGACGAGCCCGGCTGCGGCGAATCCATCATCGATATCAGGCGCAACATGGGTATCGGCCACCCATGCCGTGTTCCCAGGGAGATCAAGCCGGCAACCGTACCCCGGGGTAAATGTGGCGGTGGCCAGCGTCGAGACCAGCCCATCAACCGCGACCGCCTGGCGTTCCCGATCCACGTGTACCGTGAGCCACTTCGCCGGCAGGGATCCGATCATGGGCGTGACCAGTTCACGGTAGATCGTGTCCGGATCCTGGTGCCCGACGTAGGTCATCGAGCAGACGTGGTGGGCAGCCACGCCAGCTGCGACGCGTATGGCCTGGTCCGGACGGTAGACCGCCCAGGCGGCGATGGCCAGGCCCAGCACCAGGCTGGTGGTGACAAGTAACGGCTTGCGCATGGTTCAGCTCCGTGGTGTGGGCTGAACTGTGGCGCACGGAGTGAACGTGCCGGTGTCGGGTTGGGACGAATGGCGATGGGGGTGGGACGAATCCTGCACCGGCGGCAAAGAAAGGGGCATCGCGCGCGAGCGCGCTCCTACAAGTCCGGGGACAGGTAGCGGCGAGTCCAGGTGGTGCGTGCCCCGTCGCGCAGTACCAGGCGCTTTTCACCATCGGGCCAGGGCTGCACCTCGGTGATGGCATCGAGCCGGACGATGGTCGAGCGGTTCACTCGGACGAAGGCGGAGGGGTGTAGCCGGGCCTGGAGGCCATCAAGCGTACCGCGCAAGCGGCGTGCCGCACCGTCCACATATACATCCAGATAGTTCCGGTCCGACTCAATGCGATCGACGCGTGCCACGGGGACCAGTTCCGCTGAGTCGCCCGTGGGCAGTAGCAACCGCTCCAGGTAGTGCACCGGCGCCGGCAGATCCCCCAGCAGGGCGTCCATCCGCGCCATCGACGGCGCGATCTTTTCAACCAGTCGCCGCACGGTGCGCGCGAACCGCTCAGGGCCCACCGGCTTCAGCAGGTAATCGAACGCATGCACCTCAAACGCCTGGACGGCCAGGTCATCGTGCGCCGTCACGAACACCACCTCGGCCGGCAGCGGTTCACCGAGTGCCTGCAGCACACCAAAGCCATCCATGCCGGGCATGCTGATATCGAGGAACAGCACATCCGGCCGCATGCGGTTTATCAACGTCACGGCGGCGGGCCCATCAGCGGCCTCACCCACCCAGAGCAAACCGTCATGCTCGGCAAGGTACCGGCGGATCTTCGCGCGCGCCGGCGCTTCGTCGTCGACGACGACAGCCCGGAGCGTCATGGCGCATCTCCCCGCCGGATGGGCAGCCATAGGGTCACGACGGAACCCGTGCCCGCCGCATCCCGTTGTACGCCCGCCTCGTCACCGTACAAATGGCGCAGCCGCGCCTGCACGTTGCCCATGCCGATGCCATGACCGGGCCGCACACTCCCGCCCCCGCCCCCGCCCCCGCCGTCGCGGACGGTGATGACCGCACGCCCGCCATCGGACACCGCGGCCACACGCACAAACCGGGCATCGCCCACGCCACCGTGTTCGATCGCGTTCTCCACGAGCGGCTGCAATATGAGGAACGGCACCCGCACGTCGGCCAGCCCTTCATCGGCCACGAGGTCCGCATCCAGGCCTGCACCAAAGCGCGCGCGCTGGATATCGAGGTAAAGATCCAGCAGCCGCCACTCCTCACGCAGCGCATGTTCCTGGCCAGCCGCCGCCAGGGTGGCACGGAGCAGCTCGCCGACCCGTGCCAGCATTTCATCGGCCACGCGCGGTCGCTCGTACATCAGCTCGGATACCGCATTGAGCGTGTTGAACAGGAAGTGCGGGTTGAGTTGCAGGCGAAGCGCCTCGAGACGTGCTTCGGATAGCGCCGATTCGAGCTGGGCGTTGCGCACTTCGCGCTCGCGACCTTCGCGGTAGCGATCGAACAGCCACACACCCACCACGATCACCGCGTAAAAGAACAGCTGCGTGGGCACCTCCATCAGGTACCGCCACACCGTGATCCCATAGGCCCGCCCAGGCAAGCCCACCAGCCGGAAGACGACCTGGCGCGATGCGATCATGAGCGTGGTTTGCGCGACCGATAGCGCGATGAAAACACCGGCATGAGCCCATGGCGAACGAGGGATGCGCCGCAGGGCTGCGAAGAGCAGCGGCAGGCACGCGCCAAAACTCAGGGAGCCGGTCAGCTCTTCGATCAGGGGCGGGACAAATGGCGTGGCATGGCCGTTGGCCACATCGATCAGAAAACGGTTTGACGCGCGCAGGAGCCCGATCAACACGAGCAGGGCCACCCACAGCCACAGCGCGCGCCGCCGCCATGCCGGTGGAACCGCCTGCCCTACCCTGTTCGCCATCCCCTGCCCCCAAAACAAGCCCGCCGGCTCTTATACCAGAGCCGGCGGGCGTTACTTCAGGCGACTTCAGCTCACGCGGCGCGGCGTGGGAGCACCCAGTCCGGCCGGATGAAATGGCACGTGTACCCGTTCGGGTACTTTTCCAGGTAATCCTGGTGCTCCGGCTCAGCCTCCCAGAACGGACCGGCAGGGCTGACTTCGGTCACGACCTTGCCCGGCCACAGGCCCGATGCGTTGACGTCGGCAATCGTGTCTTCCGCCACAGCCTTCTGCTCGTCGTTCAGGTAAAAAATGGCGGAGCGGTAGCTTGTACCCACATCGTTACCCTGACGATTCACCGTGGTCGGGTCATGGATCTGGAAGAAGAACTCGAGGATCTTCCGATAGCTGATCTTCGCCGGATCGAACTCGATCTCAATGGCCTCGGCATGCGTGCCGTGGTTACGGTACGTGGCGTTGGGCACATCACCGCCGGAATAGCCGACACGGGTACTGATAATGCCGGGCTGCTTGCGAATCAGGTCCTGCACGCCCCAGAAGCAACCGCCGGCCAGGATGGCTTTCGACGTCATGCGACACCTCCCTTGGTTTCATTGAACAGGCTGGCGTACTGCCCGTAGCCTTCCTTTTCCAGGTCAGCCAGCGGTATGAAGCGCAGCGACGCCGAGTTGATGCAGTAGCGCAGGCCGCCACGATCGCGCGGACCATCCGGGAACACATGGCCCAGATGGCTGTCGCCATGCGTGGAGCGCACTTCCGTACGGATCATGCCGTGGCTGGTGTCGCGATTCTCGACGACATGGTCGTTTTCGAGGGGCTGGGTGAAGCTCGGCCAGCCACAACCGCTATCGAATTTGTCCAGCGACGAGAACAGCGGCTCACCTGACACGATATCGACGTAGATGCCCGGTTCCTTGCTCTCGTGGAACGCGTTATGGAACGGGCGCTCGGTGCCACTTTGCTGGGTGACACGGAACTGCTCGGGACTGAGGCGCGCAATGGCCTCGGGACTCTTGCGATAGTCAGACATGGGGAGCCTCCAGGGGATATTCGGCGCCGCGGTCGCCCGCTTCGCCGCTGCCCACATAATGCGGGCGAGCGGCGTGGATGCAATGCCCCGGAAGGGTGAAGGCCGGGCTCAGGCGGCCAGGTCTTCCACCCACTGATGGCCCGCCTGCGCCAGCAGCTCACGCGCCGAATCCGGACCCCAGGTGCCGGCCTCATACGCATCCGGTCCCGTCGTGGCCTCGCTCCAGCCCTGCAGGATGGGCGTCACCCACTGCCACGCGGCCTCGGTCTCGTCCTTGCGCACGAACAGTGCCGGGCTACCCTTCACGGCATCGAGCATCAAGCCCTCGTACGAATCACGGAAGCGCACGCGGGCCGGTTCGCCCAGTTTCGACAGCGCATCGACTTCATCCAGGCCGAAGGTGTTGCCCGGCTGCTTCACAAACAGGGGCAGGATGACGCTCTCATTGGGCTGCACGCGAATGACCAGGCGGCTCCCGGGGCGCGCTTCGCCAAACAGGCCCGGCTCACCGGCACGGAACTGGATAACGACTTCGGTGAGTTTTTCCGGCATGCGCTTGCCCGAACGCAGATAGAACGGCACGCCCTTCCAGCGCGGTGTTTCGATCTCGGCCTTCAGTGCGACGAAGGTTTCTGTGTTGCTCGGGGTCGCTTCCGGCAGCTCCTCGCGATAGGCCGGCACGGCCTGGCCGCCCGCGGTACCGCGCACATACTGGCCACGCGCCACGTTGGCGGCGAGATTGTTGCGATCGAGCGGCTTCAACGCCTTGAGTACACGCACTTTTTCGTCGCGCAGCGCATCGGCATCCAGTGAGGACGGGCGCTCCATGGCCACCACCGTCAGTACCTGCAACAGGTGGTTCTGGATCATGTCACGCAATGCGCCGGAGCCGTCGTAGTAACCGCCACGGCCTTCCAGGCCAACCGTCTCCGCCGCCGTGATCTGTACATACTCGATCGACTCGCTATCCCACATGCGCTCGAGCATGGGGTTGGCAAAGCGCAGCGCGATGATGTTCTGCACCGCCTCCTTGCCCAGGTAGTGATCGATGCGATAGATGCTGTTTTCCGGGAAATGGCGGCCAACGCCCTCATTCACCTTGCGCGCGGTTTCCAGGTCGGTACCGATCGGCTTTTCCAGCACGATGCGCGACTGCTCGGTGCGCAGGCCGTTCTCATCGATGTTCCTGGCGATATCGCCGTAAAGATCGGGCGCGGTGGCCAGGTAGAAAACACGCACGCGTCCGTCACCATCGCGGCCAAGCTTTTCAGTCAGGCCGGCCCAGTTACCACCGGCGTCGGCGCCATTGAGGCTCACGTAATGCACCAGGCCGAGGAAGCGCTTGACCGTCGCTTCATCCAGCTCATCCGCACGGATGAACTCGTGCAGGGCCTTCAGGGCGCGCTCGCGGTAGCTCCCGTCATCCAGGGGCGACCGCGCGGTACCGACGATGCGCGCATCCATGGGCACCTGCCCCTCGGCAAATCGCCGGTACAGCGCAGGCAGCAGCTTGCGCATGGTCAGGTCGCCGGTGGCGCCGAAAATCACGTAATCGAAGGACGGGACGGGTTCGAGCTGGCTGGAAGCGGTCATGGCCTGGTATCCGGTAAGGCAAAGGATGGCGGCGGCTTCGCCGTCGTCGACGCCTTGCTGGATGAGGGGCAATGGCCCAGATTCAAGGGGCTGGATCGATCTAAATTAGTGCCCCAGGCTCACAACACCTTTACCGCG
Above is a genomic segment from Luteibacter aegosomatissinici containing:
- a CDS encoding discoidin domain-containing protein — its product is MRSTLCFAVATLLATPTFAASLPPRSAWQATSSSQQVPALAPAHAIDGDETTRWGGSFSPGQWFQVDLGKVSRVGGVRIHWDSGFAASYSIQVSTDGKAFHPVYTVTDSPGGVEYLVFPAEDARYVRLAAPARTADWGVSVFEFEPMSADDVARVDGLADAADAAAIWSDGHPHGVAGNGGERVVSIHLPHPLDIAGIEVTWAGPRVGATLQTKDAKGQWGVVDSDPGSAGDTSYLAAPTPFLASDLRLVLAAGTGAPTIARLRFLGPPRVMTAMKRYQIAASRENAALFPSSLHMQQVYWTDVGVPAGLQKAIFDEYGDIEPFKGGPLVQAIWRDAEGKAVVADNVERTHALRDQWKPMPSVGWHPQAGLAVTAETIAIQDGAQPVILVRHRLVNQGTTRIDGKLFLAIRPMQVNPPWQNGGPSPIHTIATSRDSVQVNGRTLLVPLTLPDAFGAAPFGDHGSTEITTAIAAGKLPGIASATDAQGLAAGGLAYEAHLAPHEHRDIVVAFPLGAHPANSDGSLPEPPPLDRTRVTAGAFDALADAVSREWQARLGSVGLSLPDETLVNILRSQAAYMLVNQTGHAMQAGPRNYNRSFIRDGAATASILLRMGEVKTARDYLDWYASHAVHENGLVSPILNADGTVNKGFGSDIEYDSQGEFINLVADVARFGGGPESVRSYLPKVRAAMHFMQELRERTMVPGYMADQPAPQRFHGIIAPSISHEGYSSPTHSYWDDWWALKGWHDGAWLADQWGDKELAAYARTQYAALRESVGASIRATMAWKGVDTIPAAADLGDGDPTSISIALDPAGQMDVLPHDALVTTFNRYLADVRKREQPGELFAYTPYELRNVLTYVYLDRPADAAELLGTIVRDRRPPEWNMWAEVVHSRLRHPGYLGDMPHTWIGAEYARLLFGMLMREADDGLYLLPGAPPAWVEGNGLKVSKLPVAYGELNMAARREGGKLTVTLDKGIRPNTPVRVFWPGRTRPASVTIDGKPATTWDADSIRIDHPFHTLEAQI
- a CDS encoding MDR family MFS transporter, with amino-acid sequence MNAVHRPEPAETPAGVVEPSLAPMPAQPSLRLLFPALMLVMLLAALDQTIVSTALPTIVGDLGGLSQLSWVVTAYLLTSTVVVPLYGKFGDLYGRKIVLQVAIVIFLIGSVLCGLAQDMTMLILMRALQGLGGGGLLVITMAAIGDVVPPAERGRYQGLFGGVFGLATVIGPLLGGFMVDHLSWRWIFYVNLPLGILCLLVIAAVFHPHARHVKHQIDWFGAGFLATALSCIILFTTEGGTQMPWNSVALWSILVMGLVAVAGFIYEESIASEPIIPLHLFKHRTFLLCSLIGFFVGTALFGSTTYLPLYLQTVKGVSPTGAGLQLLPLMGGVLVSSIVAGRIISRIGRYRVFPVIGTFLGAVALMLLGSVKEEDPLYLIYGYAGILGLGIGMVMQVLILAAQNSVEMKHMGVATSGVTLFRSIGGSVGVSVFGALFTQGLQSRLQGDIPAAQMGPRTFSPEMVARMTPDLHAKFIHAFGSSLHVVYHVAAGVVFLGFCLAWFLRDVPLRGAGRKAA
- a CDS encoding TetR/AcrR family transcriptional regulator; translation: MNKPDTAKPLKPRRGRPPGRPHAQPDAADQRTRLIEIALALYAKQGYAGTTLAAIARAADMTPAAVHYYFKTREQLFDEIHEAHIVPMRKHVEAIFHEHAGDPVAAFVKVAERFVDVAGEHEWIAPVFFGDLLTEGDTFRKHVKGKVDYKTQAAFHERIQAWQATGLLNPELDPSLIMPSIMSLTMLFMAARRKWKDDPIRKEVTRATIRRHAMALLGHGLGPPKA
- the gph gene encoding phosphoglycolate phosphatase (PGP is an essential enzyme in the glycolate salvage pathway in higher organisms (photorespiration in plants). Phosphoglycolate results from the oxidase activity of RubisCO in the Calvin cycle when concentrations of carbon dioxide are low relative to oxygen. This enzyme is a member of the Haloacid Dehalogenase (HAD) superfamily of aspartate-nucleophile hydrolase enzymes (PF00702).) gives rise to the protein MAYPFSLVIFDLDGTLVDSAADIAESVNRTLSDWRLPTYDVKQITGWIGEGSRQLITYAFRDAGSDADIDDVMPGFLEHYAETALDAVVYPGVADTLAALHAQGVKLAVCTNKNEEFVRPLLEVRGLLPYIDGIVGGNTLPERKPSGVPLKHLADEAGVPLNQVLMVGDSESDMLAARDAGVPYVLVSYGYPKSLDIRNAGALAVIDQFAELLNLHT
- a CDS encoding serine hydrolase domain-containing protein; amino-acid sequence: MRKPLLVTTSLVLGLAIAAWAVYRPDQAIRVAAGVAAHHVCSMTYVGHQDPDTIYRELVTPMIGSLPAKWLTVHVDRERQAVAVDGLVSTLATATFTPGYGCRLDLPGNTAWVADTHVAPDIDDGFAAAGLVATDKPTVAAAMERVFAEHRGDAPKAVKAVVIVKDGKVVAERYAQGYGIRSKLISFSVAKSFTNALLGMLALDGKVDPKQPLGALEWQTPGDPRAAITIEDLMRMQSGLAAEEAESAFSPVAQMEFLHADMAGFAAAQPAKEAPGKTFEYTSADTVLLDRMLGQRIGGGAAGVRAFARQRLFAPLHMGDVTMEYDGQGTFIGSTYVYATARDYARLGLLYLNDGKAPDGSRLLPEGWVAWSRTSALGAPYGAGFWTNDGPSDVAQMRVEGGFPKDGFFASGTMGQRIYIVPSEHLVITRFGYSAPPTYGIEDDVRLIKAAIAAYR